One Lasioglossum baleicum chromosome 6, iyLasBale1, whole genome shotgun sequence genomic window carries:
- the LOC143209367 gene encoding uncharacterized protein LOC143209367, which translates to MVDTSRHRSTPGLEKCLIVLVYCNSDNLSDECIFTKNIYTQMETPTNTWTVVQFLADGTVEAVPNSWLEDDKCYWPPVHKSKLSNAIQQCELPQPSWEHFSVKIFKNSTFDGYTKARRKAKEAEETNDLFNKYT; encoded by the exons atggtcgacaccagtcgacaccggtcgacaccaggtttagagaagtgtctaattgtattagtgtattgtaatagtgataatttatccgacgagtgtatatttacaaaa aatatatacacacaaatggagacgcctacaaatacatggaccgttgtccaatttttggcggacggaacggtagaagcggtgccaaatagttggctggaagacgacaaatgttattggccaccggtacacaaatcaaaattgagcaacgcaatccaacaatgtgaactgcctcaaccttcgtgggagcacttctctgtaaagatcttcaaaaacagtacctttg acggctacacgaaggctagaagaaaagcaaaggaggccgaagagaccaatgacttgtttaataaatacacttaa
- the LOC143209847 gene encoding O-glucosyltransferase rumi homolog isoform X2, whose amino-acid sequence MLILNYIFFIAIFWTGHCEEQYCSIDSAEHCDSERETNVYDKGSKEEYKKYYHAIEEAKKNYQFCNNTNNGCYKNVITQDLKPFKHQGISKDLINAAKNRGTFYQIIQGNIYRQKDCMFPSRCAGIEHFLLKLAPNLPDIDLMVNTRDYPQASKHFDSPLPIFSFSKTAHYYDITYPAWSFWEGGPAISLYPRGLGRWDEHRISLDKASEDTPWSKKESKGFFRGSRTSSERDNLVLLSREKPELVDAQYTKNQAWKSDEDTLHAPPAAEASLESHLFHVGDEWTEFYYDAMVPWIHYIPVSKNANQSVLEEIIQFAKDNDELSREIANRGRDFVWNNLKMSDVLQYWKKLLQRYSKLLTYKPSLDKTLTRIKKRES is encoded by the exons ATGCTgatattaaattatatctttttcaTTGCTATTTTTTGGACAGGTCACTGTGAAGAACAATATTGTTCGATTGACAGTGCAGAACATTGTGACAGCGAAAGAGAAACTAATGTTTATGATAAAG GATCGAAggaagaatataagaaatattaCCATGCAATTGAAGAagcaaaaaaaaattatcaattttgcaataatacaAACAATGGTtgctataaaaatgttattacacAAGACTTGAAACCATTCAAACATCAGGGTATAAGCAAGGATTTAATAAATGCTGCAAAGAATAG GGGGACATTTTATCAAATAATACAGGGGAATATATATAGGCAGAAAGATTGCATGTTTCCATCGAGATGTGCTGGAATAGAGCATTTCCTTTTAAAATTGGCTCCTAATTTACCAGATATAGATTTAATGGTAAATACACGGGATTATCCTCAAGCTAGTAAACATTTTGATAGTCCACTGCCAATCTTCTCATTTAGTAAG ACAGCACACTATTATGATATTACATATCCAGCATGGTCATTCTGGGAAGGCGGCCCTGCAATTTCTTTGTATCCTCGTGGCCTTGGTAGATGGGATGAACATCGCATATCATTAGATAAAGCTAGCGAAGACACACCATGGTCAAAGAAAGAGTCTAAAGGATTTTTTAGGGGATCTAGAACTAGTTCAGAGCGTGATAATTTAGTATTACTGAGTCGTGAAAAACCAGAGTTGGTAGATGCTCAATACACAAAGAATCAAGCATGGAAATCTGATGAA GATACATTACATGCACCTCCAGCTGCTGAAGCCTCTTTAGAATCTCATT TATTTCATGTTGGGGACGAATGGACAGAGTTTTACTATGATGCAATGGTGCCTTGGATTCATTATATACCTGTCTCTAAGAATGCTAATCAATCAGTCTTAGa GGAAATTATACAATTTGCAAAAGATAATGATGAATTGTCTAGAGAAATTGCAAATCGAGGAAGGGACTTTGTATGgaataatttgaaaatgtcTGATGTTTTACAATATTGGAAGAAACTTTTACAAAGATACTCTAAGCTTTTAACATATAAACCATCTCTGGATAAAACTTTGACAAGAATCAAGAAGAGGGAatcttaa
- the LOC143209847 gene encoding O-glucosyltransferase rumi homolog isoform X1: MLILNYIFFIAIFWTGHCEEQYCSIDSAEHCDSERETNVYDKGSKEEYKKYYHAIEEAKKNYQFCNNTNNGCYKNVITQDLKPFKHQGISKDLINAAKNRGTFYQIIQGNIYRQKDCMFPSRCAGIEHFLLKLAPNLPDIDLMVNTRDYPQASKHFDSPLPIFSFSKTAHYYDITYPAWSFWEGGPAISLYPRGLGRWDEHRISLDKASEDTPWSKKESKGFFRGSRTSSERDNLVLLSREKPELVDAQYTKNQAWKSDEDTLHAPPAAEASLESHCKYKYLLNFKGVAASFRHKHLFLCRSLVFHVGDEWTEFYYDAMVPWIHYIPVSKNANQSVLEEIIQFAKDNDELSREIANRGRDFVWNNLKMSDVLQYWKKLLQRYSKLLTYKPSLDKTLTRIKKRES; encoded by the exons ATGCTgatattaaattatatctttttcaTTGCTATTTTTTGGACAGGTCACTGTGAAGAACAATATTGTTCGATTGACAGTGCAGAACATTGTGACAGCGAAAGAGAAACTAATGTTTATGATAAAG GATCGAAggaagaatataagaaatattaCCATGCAATTGAAGAagcaaaaaaaaattatcaattttgcaataatacaAACAATGGTtgctataaaaatgttattacacAAGACTTGAAACCATTCAAACATCAGGGTATAAGCAAGGATTTAATAAATGCTGCAAAGAATAG GGGGACATTTTATCAAATAATACAGGGGAATATATATAGGCAGAAAGATTGCATGTTTCCATCGAGATGTGCTGGAATAGAGCATTTCCTTTTAAAATTGGCTCCTAATTTACCAGATATAGATTTAATGGTAAATACACGGGATTATCCTCAAGCTAGTAAACATTTTGATAGTCCACTGCCAATCTTCTCATTTAGTAAG ACAGCACACTATTATGATATTACATATCCAGCATGGTCATTCTGGGAAGGCGGCCCTGCAATTTCTTTGTATCCTCGTGGCCTTGGTAGATGGGATGAACATCGCATATCATTAGATAAAGCTAGCGAAGACACACCATGGTCAAAGAAAGAGTCTAAAGGATTTTTTAGGGGATCTAGAACTAGTTCAGAGCGTGATAATTTAGTATTACTGAGTCGTGAAAAACCAGAGTTGGTAGATGCTCAATACACAAAGAATCAAGCATGGAAATCTGATGAA GATACATTACATGCACCTCCAGCTGCTGAAGCCTCTTTAGAATCTCATTGTAAATATAAATACTTACTCAACTTCAAAGGTGTTGCAGCATCGTTCAGACACAAACATTTATTTTTGTGTCGGTCTTTAGTATTTCATGTTGGGGACGAATGGACAGAGTTTTACTATGATGCAATGGTGCCTTGGATTCATTATATACCTGTCTCTAAGAATGCTAATCAATCAGTCTTAGa GGAAATTATACAATTTGCAAAAGATAATGATGAATTGTCTAGAGAAATTGCAAATCGAGGAAGGGACTTTGTATGgaataatttgaaaatgtcTGATGTTTTACAATATTGGAAGAAACTTTTACAAAGATACTCTAAGCTTTTAACATATAAACCATCTCTGGATAAAACTTTGACAAGAATCAAGAAGAGGGAatcttaa